The following are encoded together in the Thermoanaerobaculia bacterium genome:
- a CDS encoding M13 family metallopeptidase, with protein sequence MRPSFVLLSVALLAAPLAAAAPKVAGDAPSGTNLNIEDVAVSVARSLDRTADPCSDFYRFACGGWLDQVELPADENQWVRSFSVIHERNRELLKGLIEDAAKNPAGNAERQKVGDFYGSCMDEAAVEAAGLAPVQPWMAKIDAAADRDALFVLSGEIQRLQAAPFFDAEVFADLKDPNTVVAHFSQGGLGLPERDYYLSTAAEKKTLRAAYEKHVAKMLVLSGLPAAEAAKQAKAILVFETALAKASRPIEAMRDVQKLHHRLDAPGLAKLTPRLPWERYFAAFGQSDLTAINVMTPEFFPALEKEIAKASLPTLKAYLRYETLSATAGLLPDAIYQQHFDFQGRTLAGQKEPQPRWKRCIQATEQAMGEAIGQLYVKERFAGNSKELALDMIHGISDAFAASLPALTWMDETTRQAALVKKGTLAWKIGYPEEWRDYSKLTITRGQLFANAVAARGFEASRLLAQVGKPVDRKEWGMNAQTVNASYNPLQNAFTYPAGILQPPFFHKDFPVAMNLGAMGFVIGHELTHGFDDQGSKFDSKGSMTDWWTPASVKGFEERTACIEQQYSAYEIEPGVKVNGKLTLGENIADNGGLKQAWDVLQSRQKERGEGPTVAGLSEDQLFFVAAAQVWCAEATKEAERLQVQTDPHSPSKFRVQGPMVNHPGFAGAFSCAPGTPMNPPAKCEVW encoded by the coding sequence ATGCGCCCGAGTTTCGTTCTGCTGTCCGTTGCCCTTCTTGCCGCCCCGCTCGCCGCCGCCGCCCCCAAGGTGGCCGGCGATGCGCCGTCCGGGACCAACCTCAATATCGAAGACGTCGCGGTTTCGGTTGCGCGCTCGCTCGACCGGACGGCCGATCCATGCAGCGATTTCTATCGCTTCGCCTGCGGCGGCTGGCTCGACCAGGTCGAGCTTCCGGCCGACGAGAACCAGTGGGTGCGCTCGTTCTCGGTGATCCACGAGCGCAACCGCGAGCTGCTCAAGGGGCTGATCGAAGACGCCGCGAAGAACCCCGCCGGGAACGCCGAACGCCAGAAGGTCGGCGATTTCTACGGCTCCTGCATGGACGAAGCGGCGGTCGAAGCCGCCGGGCTCGCGCCCGTCCAGCCCTGGATGGCGAAGATCGACGCCGCCGCGGATCGTGACGCTCTCTTCGTCCTCTCGGGCGAGATCCAGCGCCTCCAGGCGGCGCCGTTCTTCGACGCCGAGGTCTTCGCCGACCTGAAGGACCCGAACACCGTCGTGGCGCACTTCTCCCAGGGCGGCCTCGGGCTGCCGGAACGTGACTACTACCTCTCGACCGCCGCCGAGAAGAAGACCCTGCGCGCCGCCTACGAGAAGCACGTGGCGAAGATGCTGGTCCTCTCCGGACTGCCGGCGGCCGAAGCCGCGAAGCAGGCGAAGGCGATTCTGGTGTTCGAAACCGCCCTCGCCAAGGCGTCGCGTCCGATCGAAGCGATGCGCGACGTGCAGAAGCTCCACCACCGCCTCGACGCCCCGGGGCTCGCGAAGCTCACGCCGAGGCTCCCCTGGGAGCGCTATTTCGCCGCCTTCGGCCAGTCGGACCTCACCGCCATCAACGTCATGACTCCCGAGTTCTTCCCCGCGCTCGAGAAGGAGATCGCCAAGGCGTCGCTCCCGACCCTCAAGGCCTACCTGCGCTACGAGACGCTCTCGGCCACCGCGGGGCTCCTCCCGGACGCGATCTACCAGCAGCATTTCGACTTCCAGGGCCGCACGCTCGCCGGGCAGAAGGAGCCGCAGCCGCGCTGGAAGCGCTGCATCCAGGCCACCGAGCAGGCGATGGGCGAGGCGATCGGCCAGCTCTACGTGAAGGAGCGCTTCGCCGGCAACTCGAAGGAGCTCGCGCTCGACATGATCCACGGCATCTCGGACGCCTTCGCGGCCTCGCTGCCGGCGCTCACCTGGATGGACGAGACGACGCGCCAGGCGGCGCTGGTGAAGAAGGGGACCCTCGCCTGGAAGATCGGCTATCCGGAGGAGTGGCGCGACTATTCGAAGCTCACGATCACCCGCGGTCAGCTCTTCGCCAACGCCGTCGCGGCGCGCGGCTTCGAGGCCTCACGACTCCTCGCCCAGGTCGGCAAGCCCGTCGATCGCAAGGAGTGGGGGATGAACGCCCAGACGGTGAACGCGAGCTACAACCCGCTGCAGAACGCCTTCACCTACCCTGCGGGCATCCTGCAGCCGCCGTTCTTCCACAAGGACTTCCCCGTGGCGATGAACCTCGGCGCCATGGGCTTCGTCATCGGCCATGAGCTCACCCACGGCTTCGACGATCAGGGGAGCAAGTTCGATTCCAAGGGTTCGATGACCGATTGGTGGACGCCCGCATCGGTCAAGGGCTTCGAGGAGCGCACCGCCTGCATCGAGCAGCAGTACAGCGCCTACGAGATCGAGCCCGGAGTCAAGGTCAACGGCAAGCTGACGCTGGGCGAGAACATCGCCGACAACGGCGGCCTGAAGCAGGCCTGGGATGTCCTGCAGTCCCGCCAGAAGGAGCGCGGCGAGGGGCCGACGGTCGCGGGCCTCTCCGAGGATCAGCTCTTCTTCGTCGCCGCGGCCCAGGTCTGGTGCGCCGAGGCGACGAAAGAGGCGGAGCGGCTGCAGGTGCAGACCGACCCGCACTCGCCCTCGAAGTTCCGCGTTCAGGGTCCGATGGTGAACCACCCCGGCTTTGCCGGCGCCTTTTCGTGCGCGCCCGGCACGCCGATGAACCCGCCGGCGAAGTGCGAAGTCTGGTGA